Within Streptomyces sp. SS1-1, the genomic segment GCGAGCCGCACGCCGTCAGCAGCAGGAGGCCGGACAGGACAGGGGGCACCGCACGCGGGAGTCTGGGCATCCGCCCACCCCACCAGGGGAGCGCTCCCAAGGCTGTGACGCGCCCCACACCAGCCGTCACAGCAGTGTCACAAACGACCAAGGCCCCGCCGCTCGGAAGCGACGGGGCCTGTGCCGACATGGGAGAGAGGGCCGGAGCCTTCTCGATCGTGGAGATGGCGGGAATCGAACCCGCGTCCAACGGTGCAAAAACAGGGCTTCTCCGTGTGCAGTTCGCTGCGCTTTTCTCGGCCCCGGCGATCACGCGAACAAGTCGCCGACGGGCCCAGTCACTGTTTGATTTCCCTTTTCACCCCGTGACCGGGATCAAGGTTTAGTTCCCTAGCTGATGCCAGGATCCGGGTCGGGAACAGCCCCGGGCTGACACTTCGCGAGTCGCTACTTAGGCAGCGAGGGCGAAGGAATCGCGCTTGGTGTTGGCGATTATTTTTTGCGACATATGGTTTACGAGATCATTGCCGCTTCCTCGACACGCTTCCCCTGTCTCAACAGCCGCTGTCGAAACCGATCATCCCCATGTGGTGTTTTCAAAAGCCGCACCCGCTGTGAGGTGCGATGCCATCGTACGTGACCAACGCCGGACGATGCCAGTGCATTCCCGACCGTCAGTGGCCCCGCTGACGGCGCTTGGCCGCCGCGATCGCGCGGTCCGACTCCCGGCGGTCCTGCTTCTCCCGGAGGGTCTGCCGCTTGTCGTACTCCTTCTTGCCGCGCGCGAGCGCGATCTCGGCCTTGGCGCGCCCGTCCTTGAAGTACAGGGCGAGGGGCACGATGGTGTGACCCGTCTCCTGGGACTTCGCCTCCAGCTTGTCGATCTCCTCCCGGTGCAGGAGCAGCTTGCGCTTGCGGCGCGCGGAGTGGTTGGTCCAGCTGCCCTGGTGATACTCCGGGATGTGGGCGTTGTGCAGCCACGCCTCGCCCCCGTCGATCTGGACGAAGCCGTCGGTCAGGGACGTCCGGCCCTCGCGCAGCGACTTGACCTCGGTGCCCATGAGGACCAGACCGGCCTCGTAGGTGTCGATGATCGCGTAGTCGTGCCGGGCCTTCTTGTTCTGGGCGACGATCTTCTTCTTGCCGCCCTTCTCGCCGTCCCTGGCCTTCGCGGCGGACCCGCCCTGCTTGGGCTGGGACTCCTTCGGTACGTACATTCCCTTGCTCATAGTGCCGTCCATTTTCGCACTACGGACGGGGTGCGCGGGAAGCCGTTTTACGAGTCGCCGAGGCCGCTGAGGACCGTCTCGGCCCGCTGCAGGACCTTCTGGTCCGCCGGCAGGTCGGGGGCGATGCCCCGCCCGTCCACGGTCCGCCCGGACGGGGTGCGGTAGTGGCCGACGGTCAGCTCGGCGACGGACCCGTCGGGCAGCCGGCTCGGCATCTGCACCGAGCCCTTGCCGAAGGTGCGGCTGCCCACGACGACGGCCCGGCCGCGGTCCTGGAGGGCGCCGGTGAGCAGCTCGGCGGCGCTCATCGTGCCGCCGTCGACCAGCGCGACGAGGGGCCGGCCGGTGTCGCCGCCCGGCTCGGCGTGCAGGGCGCGCTGGGCGCCGTCGACGTCGTAGGTGGCGACGAGCCCGCCGTCGAGGAAGGCGGAGGCGGCGGTGACGGCCTCGGTGACCAGGCCGCCGGAGTTGCCGCGCAGGTCGAGGACGACCCCGGCGGCGGAGGGCGCCCGGCGCAGGGCGGCGCGCACGGCGTCCCCGCTGCCCTTGGTGAAGGAGGCGATCCGGATGACGGTGACGCCCCCGGCGCCCTCGCGCACGGTGACCGGGTCGGTGGACAGCTTCGCCCGGCGCAGGGTGAGCTCCCAGGCGCGCCCGCCGCGCTCCAGGCCCACGACGACGGAGGTGCCGGCGGCCGCGTCCTCGGCGTCGCCCCGCAGTAAGGCGACGATCTCGCTGACGGGCCGGCCCTCGACCGGGGCGCCGTCGACGCTGCGCAGCCGGTCCCCCACCTCGATGCCGGCCCGCGCGGCGGGCGAGCCGGAGCGCACCTTCGTCACCTCGACGGCGCCGTCGCGCCGGCGCCCGGCCCACAGCCCGACCCCGGTGTACCGGCCGTCGAGGGCCTCCTGGAACTCCTCGTACTCGCCGCGGGAGTAGATGGCGCCCCAGCGGTCGCCGCTGCGGCTGACCGCGCGTTCGGCGGCCTCGACGGGGGACGTGCCGGCGGCCATGGCGTCGGCGGCGGCCTCGGCGACGTCCTCGTGCCGGGGGCCGGGGACCGTCGAACGGGCGGCGGGCGACGGGGACTTCCGCTCGG encodes:
- a CDS encoding S41 family peptidase, whose product is MSGRDLFCQPRRFGRGAALTLVFASVLVAGAATGSLPGPERKSPSPAARSTVPGPRHEDVAEAAADAMAAGTSPVEAAERAVSRSGDRWGAIYSRGEYEEFQEALDGRYTGVGLWAGRRRDGAVEVTKVRSGSPAARAGIEVGDRLRSVDGAPVEGRPVSEIVALLRGDAEDAAAGTSVVVGLERGGRAWELTLRRAKLSTDPVTVREGAGGVTVIRIASFTKGSGDAVRAALRRAPSAAGVVLDLRGNSGGLVTEAVTAASAFLDGGLVATYDVDGAQRALHAEPGGDTGRPLVALVDGGTMSAAELLTGALQDRGRAVVVGSRTFGKGSVQMPSRLPDGSVAELTVGHYRTPSGRTVDGRGIAPDLPADQKVLQRAETVLSGLGDS
- the smpB gene encoding SsrA-binding protein SmpB, which produces MYVPKESQPKQGGSAAKARDGEKGGKKKIVAQNKKARHDYAIIDTYEAGLVLMGTEVKSLREGRTSLTDGFVQIDGGEAWLHNAHIPEYHQGSWTNHSARRKRKLLLHREEIDKLEAKSQETGHTIVPLALYFKDGRAKAEIALARGKKEYDKRQTLREKQDRRESDRAIAAAKRRQRGH